aaggaatgaaCGGATAGATAACCCGGATGAATCAAATAAGCATCTCGCTAGTATGGAATCCTTTTGACGTGTGTTCAAGTGTGGTGAGTCAacctaattctgtcggattTATACGCCAACTTCCTATGCCGTAAAATTTTGATAAGGTTGTTTAAGATTTctgcattttaaaattaatgtgtgtaatgaataaatttttatttttccttttcggcgggtaagaaaatgatagatttaatttaaagtaaaattacttaggaggtgtctgaaggaatcagcaccattgtaaaATGCTTGATTCTTATTTTAGAAACTTGTTTTTACTCTTTAAAATGCTTTGGTGCTAAAGTgcatttttgttatgttaacTTAAATTTTGAAGAAATAAGACGCTAACTTGTTCAGGCATAGTTTGTACTCACTCAAATTCACatacttatttacaaaattgCACAAAGTgatcttatttaaaataaataacttaaaacaactACATTTCAAGAATGCATTCCTAGCGGATTGCTCTAGAACACGTCATTGTTTAAGCTGTCATTCTGAACAGCTTTTTGAAAAAACGCTTTGCGGCGCCTTCATTTTCAACTTCCTCCTCTTCTGGTTCAGAAGTTTCTTGTTTCAGTTTctttgattcttcttcttcaaccTGTTCTTCCGCATCTTCCTGAACTTCTTGTTTAACTTCTGCGTCAACATCCTCGGCTTGCTCATCTGCTTCTTCATCGGTTTCTTCCTgttttaacttattttcttcctcttcatcttcttcAATATCAGCATCTTCTGTTTCAGTGTCTTCTTGTTCTTGTTTTAATTTCTTTGATACTTCCTCAACTTGTTCTTCCTCATCTTCCTGGACTTCTTCTTGTTTTAAATCTGCTTCACCTTCCTCATCTGTCTCTTCATCGACTTCTTCTTGTTTTATCTTTCTTGCTTCTTCCTCAATCTCAATTTCATCAGCCTCTTCATTTTCTGTTTCATCTTGTTTGAATGGTACGACATCAGCAATATCTGCGTCTTCATTGTCATCATTTTGTTCATCTTCAGCTTCCTGTTTGACCAATTTTACGTATTTTACAACGACATCATCTTGTTCATCGTCATTGACAATATTTTCTGTAGTAGTTTCTTCGCTGTGATTGTGGTCATGGTCATGATCGTGATCGTGGCTATGTTCATGGTCGTGATCATGGTGGTCATGTTCATGATCGTGATCGTGGTCATGGTCGTGATCATGGTGGTCATGTTCATGATCGTGATCGTGGTCATGGTCGTGATCGTGGTCGTCATGGCTGTGATCATGATCGTGGTCGTCGTGGCTATGGTCATGATCGTGGTCGTCGTGGCTATGGTCATGATCGTGGTCGTCGTGGCTATGGTCATGATCGTGGTTGTCGTGGCTATGGTCATGATCGTGGTCGTCGTGGCTATGGTCATGATCGTGGTCATGATCGTCGTCATGATCGTGGTCATGATCGTGGTCATGATCATGTTCATGCTCATGGTGCCGGTGTTCATGGTCATGATGGTGGTCATGGCCTTCGTGGTCTTCGTGACCATGATGA
This sequence is a window from Pectinophora gossypiella chromosome 14, ilPecGoss1.1, whole genome shotgun sequence. Protein-coding genes within it:
- the LOC126372478 gene encoding sarcoplasmic reticulum histidine-rich calcium-binding protein-like codes for the protein MNTLWVLCSAAILAGASALSIPLRQNPETLCTGQANFLRIASADSCAHYYQCYSGNAYLMQCPDETWFNELEQVCDWSEPPARCRTEEVEPEPEPEPETQPEPEPEPEPEPEPEPEPEPEPEPEPEPEPEPEPEPEPEPEPEPEPESVPEDAVEETEESVEEGEENEDNDDDESENEVTRRRRHKHDHDHAGHHHGHEDHEGHDHHHDHEHRHHEHEHDHDHDHDHDHDDDHDHDHDHSHDDHDHDHSHDNHDHDHSHDDHDHDHSHDDHDHDHSHDDHDHDHSHDDHDHDHDHDHDHEHDHHDHDHDHDHDHEHDHHDHDHEHSHDHDHDHDHNHSEETTTENIVNDDEQDDVVVKYVKLVKQEAEDEQNDDNEDADIADVVPFKQDETENEEADEIEIEEEARKIKQEEVDEETDEEGEADLKQEEVQEDEEEQVEEVSKKLKQEQEDTETEDADIEEDEEEENKLKQEETDEEADEQAEDVDAEVKQEVQEDAEEQVEEEESKKLKQETSEPEEEEVENEGAAKRFFKKLFRMTA